The following are from one region of the Erwinia billingiae Eb661 genome:
- the hemA gene encoding glutamyl-tRNA reductase — translation MTLLALGINHKTAPIALRERVTFSPETLDQALSSLLAQPMVQGGVVLSTCNRTELYLSVEQQENLQEQLVKWLCDYHHLSAEEVAKSLYWHHDNDAVSHLMRVASGLDSLVLGEPQILGQVKKAFADSHRGQPIVSELERMFQKTFSVAKRVRTETEIGASAVSVAFAACTLARQIFESLADVTVLLVGAGETIELAARHLREHNVKNLIIANRTRERAQSLADQVGAEVIGLAEIDARLAEADIIISSTASPLPIIGKGMMERALKKRRNQPMLLVDIAVPRDVEPEVGKLPNAYLYSVDDLQAIIESNMAQRKAAAVQAETIVVQESSEFMSWLRAQNAVETIRDYRSQADQVREELQARALTALQQGADPQEVMRDLAHKLTNRLIHAPTKSLQQAARDGDDERLQILRDSLGLE, via the coding sequence ATGACCTTGCTGGCTCTCGGAATTAATCACAAAACGGCCCCAATTGCTCTGCGTGAACGCGTGACGTTCTCCCCGGAGACGTTGGATCAAGCCCTTAGCAGTCTGTTGGCCCAGCCAATGGTGCAGGGCGGCGTGGTGCTGTCTACGTGTAACCGGACCGAGCTCTACTTAAGCGTTGAGCAACAGGAAAACCTGCAGGAACAGTTGGTTAAGTGGCTATGTGACTACCATCATTTGAGTGCCGAAGAGGTGGCGAAAAGCCTCTACTGGCACCATGATAACGACGCCGTCAGCCATCTGATGCGCGTGGCAAGTGGCTTAGATTCACTGGTGTTAGGGGAGCCGCAGATTCTGGGGCAGGTGAAGAAAGCCTTTGCCGATTCCCATCGCGGACAGCCGATTGTCAGCGAGCTGGAAAGGATGTTCCAGAAAACCTTCTCGGTGGCTAAGCGCGTGCGCACCGAAACCGAGATTGGCGCTAGCGCCGTATCGGTCGCCTTTGCGGCCTGTACGCTGGCAAGACAAATCTTTGAATCCCTGGCCGACGTCACCGTGTTGTTGGTCGGTGCCGGGGAAACCATCGAACTGGCCGCGCGCCATCTGCGCGAGCACAACGTTAAAAATCTGATCATCGCCAACCGCACCCGTGAACGTGCCCAGTCTCTGGCCGATCAGGTGGGGGCGGAAGTGATCGGCCTGGCGGAAATCGACGCGCGCCTGGCCGAAGCCGACATCATTATCAGTTCCACCGCCAGCCCGTTGCCGATTATCGGTAAAGGCATGATGGAGCGGGCGTTGAAAAAACGCCGCAACCAACCCATGTTACTGGTGGACATAGCCGTACCGCGCGATGTGGAGCCGGAAGTCGGCAAGCTGCCGAACGCCTATCTCTATAGCGTTGACGACCTGCAGGCGATCATTGAAAGCAACATGGCGCAGCGTAAAGCCGCCGCCGTGCAGGCCGAAACCATTGTGGTGCAGGAAAGCAGTGAGTTTATGTCCTGGCTGCGGGCGCAGAACGCGGTGGAAACCATTCGCGACTACCGTTCGCAGGCCGACCAGGTGCGTGAAGAGCTGCAGGCCCGTGCGCTGACCGCGCTGCAACAGGGTGCCGATCCGCAGGAAGTGATGCGCGATCTGGCCCACAAGCTGACCAACCGTTTGATCCACGCTCCTACCAAATCTCTTCAGCAGGCTGCCCGTGATGGGGATGATGAACGCCTGCAGATTTTACGCGACAGCCTCGGGCTGGAATAG
- the prfA gene encoding peptide chain release factor 1 — MKPSIVAKLEALQERHEEVEAMLGDAGVIADQDRFRALSREYAQLTDVSQCFRRWQQNQDDIAAAEEMLDDPEMRDMAQEELKDARATSEQLEQELQVLLLPKDPDDERNCYLEVRAGTGGDEAAIFAGDLFRMYSRYAETRRWKIEIMSTNDGEHGGYKEVIAKVIGDGAYGRLKFESGGHRVQRVPETESQGRIHTSACTVAIMPELPEAEMPEINAGDLKIDTFRSSGAGGQHVNTTDSAIRITHLPTGIVVECQDERSQHKNKAKALSVLGARIRAAETARLHQEEASTRRNLLGTGDRSDRNRTYNYPQGRITDHRINLTLYRLDEAMQGKLDMLIEPIVQEYQADQLAALSGQD, encoded by the coding sequence ATGAAGCCTTCTATTGTTGCCAAACTGGAAGCCTTGCAGGAACGCCATGAAGAAGTTGAGGCGATGCTGGGCGATGCGGGCGTGATTGCCGACCAGGACCGTTTTCGTGCTCTGTCACGCGAATATGCGCAGCTGACCGACGTGAGCCAGTGTTTCCGTCGCTGGCAGCAGAACCAGGACGATATCGCCGCAGCAGAAGAGATGCTGGACGATCCTGAAATGCGCGACATGGCGCAGGAAGAATTAAAAGACGCGCGTGCTACCAGCGAACAGCTGGAGCAGGAGCTGCAGGTTCTGCTGTTGCCGAAAGATCCGGATGACGAGCGTAACTGTTATCTGGAAGTGCGCGCCGGCACCGGCGGCGATGAAGCCGCGATTTTCGCCGGCGATCTGTTCCGTATGTACAGCCGTTATGCTGAAACCCGCCGCTGGAAAATTGAAATCATGAGCACCAACGACGGTGAGCATGGTGGCTATAAAGAAGTGATTGCCAAAGTGATCGGCGACGGTGCCTACGGGCGTCTGAAGTTTGAATCAGGCGGTCACCGTGTGCAGCGCGTACCGGAAACCGAGTCGCAGGGCCGTATTCATACTTCTGCCTGCACCGTGGCGATTATGCCCGAGCTGCCGGAAGCGGAAATGCCGGAAATCAACGCCGGCGATCTGAAAATCGATACCTTCCGCTCCTCCGGTGCCGGTGGTCAGCACGTTAACACCACCGACTCGGCCATCCGTATTACCCACCTGCCAACCGGCATCGTGGTGGAGTGTCAGGACGAACGTTCACAGCATAAAAACAAAGCGAAAGCGTTGTCGGTGCTGGGCGCGCGTATCCGAGCGGCAGAAACCGCCAGGCTGCATCAGGAAGAAGCCTCTACCCGTCGCAATCTGCTGGGCACCGGCGATCGTTCCGACCGTAACCGCACCTATAACTACCCGCAGGGGCGTATTACCGACCACCGCATCAACCTGACGCTTTACCGTCTGGATGAAGCGATGCAGGGCAAGCTGGATATGCTGATCGAGCCTATCGTGCAGGAATATCAGGCGGATCAGCTGGCCGCACTGTCCGGTCAGGACTAA
- the pth gene encoding aminoacyl-tRNA hydrolase, whose amino-acid sequence MSSIKLIVGLANPGAEYAATRHNAGAWYVDLLAQRHNQALKEESKFYGYTARLNIGGEDVRLLVPTTFMNLSGKAVAAMATFYRITPEEILIAHDELDLPPGVAKFKQGGGHGGHNGLKDIISKLGNNLNFHRLRIGIGHPGDRNKVVGFVLGKPQSAEQSLIDNAIDEAARCTEVWLKEDRLKAMNRLHSFKAE is encoded by the coding sequence GTGAGCAGCATTAAACTGATTGTGGGCCTTGCCAATCCCGGCGCAGAGTACGCCGCCACCCGCCATAATGCCGGTGCCTGGTACGTCGATTTATTGGCACAGCGTCACAATCAAGCGTTAAAAGAAGAGAGTAAGTTTTACGGTTACACCGCGCGTTTGAATATTGGCGGCGAAGATGTCCGTTTACTGGTTCCGACGACCTTTATGAATTTAAGCGGTAAAGCGGTGGCCGCGATGGCGACCTTTTACCGGATCACGCCGGAAGAGATTCTGATAGCGCATGATGAGTTGGATTTGCCGCCGGGCGTGGCGAAGTTCAAGCAGGGTGGCGGTCACGGCGGTCACAATGGCTTGAAAGATATCATCAGCAAGCTGGGCAACAATCTTAATTTCCACCGTTTGCGGATTGGCATTGGTCATCCGGGCGATCGCAACAAGGTGGTGGGATTTGTGTTGGGCAAGCCGCAATCAGCCGAGCAGTCGTTGATTGATAATGCCATTGATGAAGCCGCGCGCTGTACTGAGGTGTGGTTGAAGGAAGATCGCTTGAAGGCGATGAACCGGTTGCACAGTTTTAAGGCTGAGTAA
- a CDS encoding GGDEF domain-containing protein produces MTLDVYTLFVCELYVLFFLSIIMVFAWKGSQYNRVLGFQCLALVITIIAVFLSSLRSNGSLFLPVGVGNLLVMLAYSLLVMSFRAFRGARSGWLWLAGPLVWLALCQWSTFYHSMPMRILAVCLLCVIYTGWMIIELHRSRATLPVTYWPAQLLLWIHLVFHLTRAVVDGGIPSPFHGAIGGSTFSVYVILESIMMVIGLTFTMLAMVNERTQIKYKNASLLDPLTGVWNRRALFEQGEALARRCDKTAQPLTIMLFDLDHFKSINDRFGHNQGDLVLIDFCRQVQQSLPAQSHFARLGGEEFAAILVASERDALRIAEKIRQTVEHSHPEGVNYTVSIGVATAQGAYHQIPTLMVAADEALYQAKALGRNRVTRFVATEANALSGVAG; encoded by the coding sequence ATGACGCTGGACGTCTATACCCTGTTTGTTTGCGAGCTCTATGTGCTGTTTTTTCTCAGCATCATCATGGTGTTTGCATGGAAAGGCTCACAATATAATCGCGTATTGGGCTTTCAGTGCCTGGCGCTGGTGATCACCATCATTGCGGTGTTCCTGAGCAGTTTGCGCAGCAACGGCAGTCTGTTTCTGCCGGTTGGCGTGGGCAATTTGCTGGTGATGCTGGCCTACAGTCTGCTGGTGATGTCTTTTCGGGCGTTTCGCGGTGCTCGCAGCGGCTGGTTGTGGCTGGCCGGGCCATTGGTGTGGCTGGCGTTGTGTCAGTGGTCGACGTTTTACCACTCGATGCCGATGCGCATTCTGGCGGTCTGTCTGCTGTGTGTGATTTATACTGGCTGGATGATTATTGAATTGCACCGTTCGCGGGCCACCTTGCCGGTGACCTACTGGCCGGCCCAACTGCTGTTGTGGATCCATCTGGTTTTCCATCTGACGCGCGCGGTGGTGGATGGCGGCATTCCCAGCCCGTTTCATGGCGCGATTGGCGGTTCGACCTTTTCGGTTTACGTCATTCTGGAGTCGATCATGATGGTGATCGGGCTGACCTTTACCATGTTGGCGATGGTCAATGAGCGCACGCAGATCAAGTATAAGAACGCCTCGTTGCTCGATCCGCTGACCGGCGTCTGGAACCGTCGCGCGTTGTTTGAGCAGGGCGAAGCGTTGGCTCGCCGGTGCGATAAAACGGCGCAGCCGCTGACAATTATGCTGTTCGATTTGGACCATTTTAAGAGCATCAATGACCGCTTTGGTCACAATCAGGGCGATCTGGTGCTGATTGATTTTTGCCGACAGGTGCAGCAATCACTGCCGGCGCAGAGTCATTTTGCGCGATTAGGCGGCGAAGAGTTTGCGGCGATTCTGGTGGCCAGCGAGCGCGATGCCTTGCGGATTGCCGAGAAGATCCGTCAGACGGTCGAGCATTCCCATCCGGAAGGGGTGAATTACACGGTGAGTATCGGTGTCGCCACCGCGCAGGGTGCCTACCATCAGATACCAACGTTAATGGTCGCCGCTGATGAAGCTTTGTATCAGGCAAAGGCATTGGGGCGAAATCGGGTGACGCGTTTTGTGGCAACCGAGGCGAATGCGCTGTCAGGCGTGGCGGGATAA
- the sirB1 gene encoding invasion regulator SirB1, producing the protein MTSIATEDLTVLPLCEAVIAATKAIRPDFPAEDVNKQLAALVAEARAAIPQQLEQDMQLEKLIELFWKQWGFGGASGVYRLSDTLWLDNVLRTRQGTAVSLGIIFLHIAGQLSLPLMPVIFPTQLILRADWIDEEMWLINPFNGDTLDEHTLEAWLKGNIGPVAELYDDDLQEAEPQLVLNKMLDTLKSALMEEKQMELALQVSQVLVQMDPEDPYEIRDRGLIFAQLECEHVALTDLTYFVEQCPEDPVSEMIKLQIHSIEQKQITLH; encoded by the coding sequence ATGACGTCGATAGCAACTGAAGATCTCACAGTGTTACCACTGTGTGAGGCGGTAATAGCAGCCACCAAAGCTATCCGCCCCGATTTCCCTGCTGAAGACGTGAATAAGCAGTTAGCGGCACTGGTAGCAGAGGCCCGCGCAGCAATTCCACAGCAGTTAGAGCAGGACATGCAGCTTGAGAAGTTAATCGAGCTGTTCTGGAAACAGTGGGGATTTGGCGGCGCCAGCGGCGTATATCGCCTGTCCGACACTCTGTGGCTGGATAATGTTCTCAGAACCCGTCAGGGAACGGCTGTCTCGTTAGGCATCATTTTCCTGCACATTGCCGGTCAGCTGTCGTTACCGCTGATGCCGGTCATTTTCCCCACCCAGCTGATTTTACGTGCCGACTGGATCGACGAAGAGATGTGGTTAATTAACCCGTTCAACGGCGATACCCTCGATGAACATACGCTGGAAGCCTGGCTGAAGGGCAATATTGGCCCGGTCGCGGAGCTGTATGACGACGACCTTCAGGAAGCCGAACCGCAGCTGGTGCTGAATAAAATGCTCGATACGCTGAAATCCGCGCTGATGGAAGAGAAGCAGATGGAGCTGGCACTGCAGGTCAGCCAGGTGCTGGTGCAGATGGACCCGGAAGATCCCTACGAAATTCGCGACCGTGGGCTGATTTTCGCCCAGTTAGAGTGTGAACATGTGGCTTTGACGGATCTGACCTACTTTGTTGAACAGTGTCCAGAAGACCCGGTCAGCGAAATGATTAAGCTGCAGATCCATTCGATTGAACAAAAACAGATTACGCTGCATTAA
- a CDS encoding META domain-containing protein has translation MKRTLAVLTAAMVLGGCSSAAQHDAQASLANRNFVLTTVDGQSISAPQGMKPGINFSDEMRVTGVMCNRFFGQGTLKDNVLSVPQMASTRMMCSDPKLNQWEMAIGKMLTAGATVKLEQNTLTLTGAGHSLVYRAQ, from the coding sequence ATGAAAAGAACCCTCGCCGTGTTAACGGCCGCCATGGTGCTGGGCGGATGCAGTAGCGCTGCACAGCACGACGCGCAGGCGTCACTAGCGAACCGTAACTTTGTGCTGACCACCGTGGATGGCCAGTCCATCAGCGCGCCTCAGGGCATGAAGCCGGGGATCAACTTCAGTGATGAAATGCGCGTCACCGGCGTAATGTGTAATCGCTTCTTTGGTCAGGGCACGCTGAAAGACAACGTGCTGAGCGTGCCGCAAATGGCGTCTACCCGCATGATGTGTAGCGATCCGAAGCTGAACCAGTGGGAAATGGCCATTGGTAAAATGCTGACCGCAGGCGCCACGGTTAAGCTTGAGCAGAACACGCTGACGCTGACCGGCGCGGGCCACTCGCTGGTCTATCGCGCGCAGTAA
- the lolB gene encoding lipoprotein insertase outer membrane protein LolB: MFTQNRRLMRLLPLAALLLTACTINKPQGPGKSISSPQWQQHQQDVEKITQYQTRGAFAYLSDSQKVYARFNWQQTSPDRYRLILTNPLGSTELQLDAQGSVVQLVDNKGKRYTSNDAEKMISQLTGMDIPLNSLRQWMMGLPGDSSDYTLDDQYRLKSVNYSRDGQNWQVTYQGYDSKQNPTLPSNLELKEGNQRIKLKMDSWIVK, encoded by the coding sequence ATGTTTACGCAGAATCGCCGCCTGATGCGGCTTCTCCCGCTTGCCGCCCTGTTATTGACCGCCTGTACCATCAATAAACCGCAAGGTCCTGGCAAGAGTATTTCCTCGCCACAATGGCAGCAGCACCAGCAAGACGTTGAAAAAATCACGCAATATCAGACCCGCGGCGCTTTTGCCTATCTTTCTGATAGCCAGAAAGTCTATGCCCGTTTTAACTGGCAGCAGACCTCCCCCGATCGCTATCGTTTGATCCTGACCAACCCGTTGGGCAGCACCGAGTTGCAGCTGGATGCCCAGGGCAGCGTGGTGCAGCTAGTCGACAACAAAGGCAAACGCTATACCAGCAATGACGCCGAGAAGATGATTTCTCAGCTGACCGGCATGGATATTCCGTTAAACAGCCTGCGTCAGTGGATGATGGGCCTGCCGGGTGATTCGTCCGATTACACGCTAGACGACCAGTATCGCCTCAAGTCGGTGAATTACAGCCGCGACGGCCAGAACTGGCAGGTGACCTATCAGGGTTATGACAGCAAGCAGAACCCGACGCTGCCGTCCAATCTTGAGCTGAAAGAAGGCAACCAGCGCATCAAACTGAAAATGGACAGCTGGATCGTTAAATGA
- the prs gene encoding ribose-phosphate diphosphokinase: MPDMKLFAGNATPELAQRIANRLYTSLGDAAVGRFSDGEVSVQINENVRGGDIFIIQSTCAPTNDNLMELVVMVDALRRASAGRITAVIPYFGYARQDRRVRSARVPITAKVVADFLSSVGVDRVLTVDLHAEQIQGFFDVPVDNVFGSPILLEDMLQIGLENPIVVSPDIGGVVRARAIAKLLNDTDMAIIDKRRPRANVSQVMHIIGDVAGRDCVLVDDMIDTGGTLCKAAEALKERGAKRVFAYATHPIFSGNAVENLRNSVIDEVVVCDTIPLPEEIKALPNVRTLTLSGMLAEAIRRISNEESISAMFEH; this comes from the coding sequence GTGCCTGATATGAAGCTTTTTGCTGGTAACGCAACACCCGAACTAGCACAACGTATTGCCAACCGCCTTTACACTAGCCTGGGCGACGCCGCCGTCGGTCGTTTCAGTGATGGTGAAGTGAGCGTACAAATTAATGAAAATGTACGCGGTGGTGATATTTTCATCATCCAGTCCACCTGTGCCCCTACCAATGACAACCTGATGGAACTGGTTGTGATGGTAGATGCCCTGCGCCGTGCATCCGCTGGCCGTATTACTGCCGTAATCCCGTATTTTGGTTATGCCCGTCAGGATCGTCGCGTACGTTCCGCTCGTGTACCCATCACGGCCAAAGTGGTTGCTGACTTTCTTTCCAGCGTAGGTGTCGATCGCGTACTGACTGTGGATCTGCATGCTGAACAGATTCAGGGCTTCTTTGACGTCCCGGTTGATAACGTATTTGGTAGCCCGATCCTGCTTGAGGATATGCTGCAGATTGGCCTGGAGAACCCGATTGTGGTTTCCCCGGACATCGGCGGTGTGGTTCGCGCCCGTGCTATTGCTAAACTGCTGAACGACACTGATATGGCGATCATCGATAAACGCCGTCCACGCGCTAACGTTTCACAGGTGATGCACATCATCGGTGACGTCGCTGGCCGTGACTGCGTGTTAGTGGATGACATGATCGACACCGGTGGAACGCTGTGCAAGGCTGCTGAAGCGCTGAAGGAGCGTGGTGCCAAGCGTGTATTCGCTTACGCCACGCACCCTATTTTCTCCGGCAATGCCGTGGAAAATCTGCGTAATTCCGTGATTGATGAAGTGGTGGTTTGCGACACCATTCCGCTGCCGGAAGAGATCAAAGCCCTGCCAAACGTGCGCACGTTGACGCTGTCTGGCATGCTCGCTGAAGCGATCCGTCGCATCAGCAATGAAGAGTCTATCTCTGCGATGTTCGAGCATTGA
- the ychH gene encoding stress-induced protein YchH, with product MKRKHANLTGNSLMVFGLVVMVAGVGYSVLNQLPQLQLPQFMVHGAIFSIFIGALLWLVGARISGREKVADRYYWVRHYDKRCRRSTDGHSHH from the coding sequence ATGAAACGTAAACATGCCAATTTGACCGGTAATTCATTAATGGTGTTTGGGCTGGTGGTGATGGTCGCTGGAGTCGGTTACTCCGTGCTTAATCAGCTGCCGCAACTGCAATTGCCCCAGTTTATGGTTCACGGCGCAATCTTCAGCATCTTTATCGGCGCATTGCTCTGGCTGGTCGGCGCGCGCATCAGCGGACGTGAAAAAGTCGCGGACCGCTACTACTGGGTGCGTCACTACGATAAACGCTGCCGTCGCAGCACCGATGGGCATAGCCACCATTAA
- the kdsA gene encoding 3-deoxy-8-phosphooctulonate synthase, whose protein sequence is MKQKVVNIGDIKVANDLPFVLFGGMNVLESRDLAMRICEHYVTVTQKLGIPYVFKASFDKANRSSIHSYRGPGLEEGMRIFQDIKAAFGVKVITDVHEASQAQTVADVVDVIQLPAFLARQTDLVEAMAKTGAVINVKKPQFVSPGQMGNIVDKFAEGGNDKVILCDRGANFGYDNLVVDMLGFNVMKQVSNGSPVIFDVTHALQCRDPFGSASSGRRGQVTELARAGMAVGLAGLFIEAHPDPANAKCDGPSALPLDKLEPFLAQIKAIDDLVKSFAELDTSN, encoded by the coding sequence ATGAAACAGAAAGTGGTTAACATTGGCGATATCAAGGTAGCAAACGACCTGCCGTTCGTGCTGTTTGGTGGCATGAACGTGCTGGAATCTCGCGATCTGGCGATGCGCATCTGTGAGCATTACGTCACCGTGACCCAGAAACTGGGTATCCCCTACGTGTTCAAGGCCTCGTTTGACAAGGCCAACCGCTCTTCCATCCACTCTTACCGTGGCCCAGGCCTGGAAGAGGGAATGCGCATTTTCCAGGACATCAAAGCGGCCTTCGGCGTGAAGGTGATCACCGATGTGCATGAAGCCAGCCAGGCGCAGACCGTGGCTGACGTGGTGGACGTGATCCAGCTGCCGGCTTTCCTCGCCCGTCAGACCGATCTGGTTGAAGCGATGGCGAAAACCGGCGCGGTGATCAACGTTAAGAAACCCCAGTTCGTCAGCCCAGGCCAGATGGGTAACATCGTCGATAAGTTTGCCGAAGGCGGCAACGACAAGGTGATCCTGTGCGATCGCGGTGCCAACTTTGGTTACGACAACCTGGTCGTGGATATGCTGGGCTTCAACGTGATGAAGCAGGTGTCTAACGGTAGCCCGGTGATCTTTGACGTGACCCACGCGCTGCAGTGCCGTGACCCGTTTGGCTCCGCATCCAGCGGCCGTCGTGGTCAGGTCACCGAACTGGCTCGCGCCGGTATGGCCGTTGGCCTGGCCGGTCTGTTTATCGAAGCGCACCCGGATCCGGCTAACGCAAAATGCGACGGTCCATCGGCGCTGCCGCTGGATAAGCTGGAGCCGTTCCTGGCGCAGATCAAAGCGATTGATGATCTGGTTAAAAGCTTTGCGGAGCTGGATACCAGCAACTGA
- the prmC gene encoding peptide chain release factor N(5)-glutamine methyltransferase, with the protein MTVRQWLRAAIARLAGSESPKRDAEILLGFVTGKSRSWIIAFDDSELSAEQLSQLDDLLARRANGEPVAYLTGQREFWSLSLSVSPDTLIPRPDTELLVEQALAHLPETASTVLDLGTGTGAIALAIASERPDCQVTGVDRIAAAVSLAESNAQRLGITNARFRLSNWFSAVSGEQFTLIVSNPPYIDAEDQHLQQGDVRFEPDSALIAADNGLADIKQIAAEAGHYLLPGGWLLLEHGWQQAEAVRAILQQNHFVSVATAKDYGGNDRVTYAQKR; encoded by the coding sequence ATGACCGTACGCCAGTGGTTGCGGGCGGCGATTGCCCGCCTGGCGGGCAGCGAAAGCCCCAAGCGGGATGCCGAAATCCTGCTGGGCTTCGTCACTGGCAAATCCCGCAGCTGGATTATTGCCTTTGATGACAGCGAACTGAGCGCGGAACAGCTCAGCCAGCTGGACGATTTACTGGCGCGCCGTGCCAACGGCGAGCCGGTTGCCTATCTGACCGGCCAGCGCGAATTCTGGTCGCTGTCCCTGAGCGTTTCCCCCGACACCCTGATCCCCCGCCCCGACACCGAATTGCTCGTCGAGCAGGCGCTGGCGCATCTTCCCGAAACTGCGAGTACCGTTCTTGACCTCGGCACCGGCACCGGCGCGATTGCGTTAGCCATCGCCTCCGAGCGGCCGGATTGCCAGGTAACGGGTGTCGATCGCATTGCCGCCGCGGTTTCGTTGGCCGAAAGCAATGCGCAGCGGCTGGGCATCACCAACGCACGGTTCCGGCTCAGCAACTGGTTTAGCGCGGTATCCGGCGAACAGTTCACGCTGATCGTCAGCAATCCACCGTATATTGATGCTGAAGATCAACATCTGCAGCAGGGCGACGTGCGCTTTGAGCCCGACAGCGCCCTGATTGCCGCCGATAATGGGCTGGCGGACATTAAGCAGATTGCAGCAGAAGCGGGGCACTATTTGCTGCCCGGCGGCTGGTTATTGCTGGAGCATGGCTGGCAGCAGGCGGAGGCGGTGCGGGCGATCCTGCAGCAGAATCATTTTGTCAGCGTCGCCACCGCAAAAGATTATGGTGGCAACGATCGTGTGACTTATGCCCAGAAACGCTAA
- the ispE gene encoding 4-(cytidine 5'-diphospho)-2-C-methyl-D-erythritol kinase, with protein MSAGNVPLTASSRESWPAPAKLNLFLYITGRRPDGYHNLQTLFQFLDYGDTLTIETNASGQIGLLTPVVGVKEEDNLVVRAAKLLQQQATLRGTLPAQAGASIAIEKRLPMGGGLGGGSSDAATVLVALNHQWQTGFTLSELADLGLSLGADVPVFVEGFAAFAEGVGEKLTPVSPAEKWYLVVHPGVNISTPAVFTDPELIRTTPAREISELLSAEFRNDCEPVVRKRFREVEQLVSWLLEYAPSRLTGTGACVFAEFDTESAARQVFELTPKAWQSFVARGVNVSPLHRHLSTLLE; from the coding sequence ATGAGTGCAGGCAACGTTCCCCTGACGGCGAGCAGCCGTGAAAGCTGGCCGGCGCCCGCCAAGCTGAATTTATTTCTCTACATCACGGGCCGTCGTCCTGACGGCTACCATAATTTGCAGACGCTGTTTCAGTTTCTCGATTATGGCGACACCCTGACCATTGAAACCAACGCCAGCGGGCAGATCGGCCTGCTGACGCCGGTGGTCGGGGTAAAAGAGGAAGATAATCTGGTGGTGCGGGCGGCGAAGCTGTTGCAGCAGCAGGCAACATTGCGCGGAACGCTACCGGCGCAGGCCGGTGCCAGCATCGCCATTGAGAAACGCCTGCCGATGGGCGGCGGGCTGGGCGGCGGCTCGTCTGATGCGGCCACGGTGCTGGTCGCGCTGAATCACCAGTGGCAAACCGGCTTCACGCTGAGCGAGCTGGCCGACTTGGGATTATCGCTGGGCGCGGACGTTCCGGTGTTCGTGGAAGGCTTCGCTGCTTTTGCTGAAGGCGTCGGCGAAAAATTGACTCCGGTGTCGCCTGCAGAAAAATGGTATCTTGTTGTCCACCCTGGCGTGAACATTTCCACACCGGCTGTTTTCACCGATCCTGAGCTGATCCGCACCACGCCAGCCCGCGAAATCAGTGAGTTATTAAGTGCTGAATTCCGTAATGATTGTGAACCAGTCGTAAGAAAACGTTTTCGCGAGGTTGAACAGCTCGTTTCCTGGCTGCTAGAATACGCGCCGTCGCGCCTGACCGGGACAGGAGCTTGTGTGTTTGCTGAATTCGACACCGAGTCCGCTGCCCGCCAGGTGTTTGAGCTAACGCCGAAAGCGTGGCAGAGCTTTGTTGCGCGAGGCGTTAACGTTTCGCCGCTGCACCGCCACCTTTCGACGTTATTAGAGTGA